The following proteins come from a genomic window of Anopheles ziemanni chromosome 3, idAnoZiCoDA_A2_x.2, whole genome shotgun sequence:
- the LOC131288470 gene encoding protein kinase C isoform X3 has protein sequence MVTSLWQHFCVNQRSVRTVVNLYVCTCVVHKRCHSSVVTKCPKKKDEQTKPTPAEAAQRFNVNMPHRFSVHSFKRLTFCDHCGSLLYGIIRQGLKCEVCSMNIHRRCEGNVANNCGINTKQLAELLNEMGITMDKTPPRRSKYSNQTPSDNLSMSERSDDTCSLDTLSTKSSVDSELGASGGHHGGAGAGGRGGAGQTSKSGGPMMGMLLNLGTDDDGNARPMPGKVCLNDFNFIKVLGKGSFGKVMLAEKKGTDEVYAIKVLKKDVILQDDDVDCTMTEKRILALAAKHPFLTALHSCFQTPDRLFFVMEYVNGGDLMFQIQRARKFDEPRAAFYAAEVTLALQFLHRNGVIYRDLKLDNILLDAEGHCKLADFGMCKEGITGDNLTSTFCGTPDYIAPEILQELDYGPSVDWWALGVLMYEMMAGQPPFEADNEDDLFEAILRDDVLYPVWLSREAVSILKGFMTKNSAKRLGCTDGENQIRSHPFFKDMDWEALEQRKVRPPFRPRVRSARDALNFDTEFTKEDPVLTPVPNDIIRCINQDEFSGFSFTNPEFGPERKIVC, from the exons ATGGTCACAAGTTTATGGCAACATTTCTGCGTCAACCAACGTTCTGTTCGCACTGTCGTGAATTTATATG TGTGCACGTGCGTCGTCCACAAGCGGTGCCATAGTTCGGTCGTAACCAAATGTCCAAAGAAAAAGGATGAG CAAACGAAACCGACGCCAGCGGAAGCAGCCCAACGGTTCAATGTAAATATGCCACATAGGTTTTCAGTGCACTCTTTCAAGCGGCTGACGTTCTGTGATCACTGCGGGTCGCTGCTGTACGGCATCATCCGGCAGGGTCTGAAGTGCGAGGTTTGCAGCATGAACATCCATCGGCGCTGCGAAGGGAACGTGGCGAACAACTGCGGCATCAATACGAAGCAGCTGGCGGAGCTGCTGAACGAGATGGGCATCACCATGGATAAAACACCACCCCGTAGATCTAAG TACTCTAACCAAACGCCTAGTGATAATCTGTCCATGTCGGAACGTTCGGACGACACGTGCTCGTTGGATACGCTTTCCACCAAGAGTAGCGTGGACAGCGAGCTGGGCGCGTCCGGTGGCCATCATGGTGGTGCGGGGGCGGGTGGACGAGGTGGAGCTGGTCAGACCTCGAAGTCGGGCGGACCGATGATGGGCATGCTGCTGAACCTCGGTACCGATGATGACGGGAATGCGCGTCCGATGCCGGGCAAGGTGTGCCTGAACGACTTCAACTTCATCAAGGTCCTCGGCAAGGGTTCGTTCGGCAAGGTGATGCTGGCGGAGAAGAAGGGCACGGACGAGGTGTACGCGATCAAGGTGTTGAAAAAGGACGTAATCCTGCAGGACGACGACGTGGACTGCACGATGACGGAGAAGCGCATACTGGCGCTGGCCGCCAAGCACCCGTTCCTGACGGCGTTGCATTCCTGCTTCCAGACGCCCGACCGGCTGTTCTTCGTGATGGAGTACGTGAACGGGGGCGATCTGATGTTCCAGATACAGCGCGCGCGGAAGTTCGACGAACCGCGGGCCGCCTTCTACGCGGCCGAGGTGACGCTCGCGCTTCAGTTCCTGCATCGGAACGGTGTCATCTATCGCGATCTCAAGCTCGACAACATCCTGCTCGATGCGGAAGGCCACTGCAAGCTGGCCGACTTTGGAATGTGCAAG GAGGGCATCACCGGAGACAACCTCACGTCGACGTTCTGCGGTACGCCGGACTATATTGCACCCGAGATTTTGCAAGAACTCGACTACGGACCTTCGGTAGATTGGTGGGCGCTCGGTGTGCTCATGTACGAAATGATGGCCGGCCAACCACCGTTCGAGGCGGACAACGAGGACGACCTGTTCGAGGCAATCCTTCGGGACGACGTCCTCTACCCCGTATGGCTTTCCCGTGAGGCAGTATCCATTCTCAAAG GATTCATGACCAAAAATTCAGCGAAGCGGTTAGGTTGCACCGACGGTGAGAACCAAATCCGAAGTCATCCATTCTTCAAGGATATGGACTGGGAGGCGCTAGAGCAGCGCAAAGTTCGACCACCATTCCGGCCACGAGTG CGAAGTGCCCGCGATGCGCTCAACTTCGACACCGAGTTCACGAAGGAGGACCCCGTGCTAACGCCGGTACCGAACGATATCATCCGGTGCATCAACCAGGACGagttttccggcttttccttcacCAATCCGGAGTTTGGACCGGAGCGAAAAATTGTTTGCTAA
- the LOC131288674 gene encoding dynein regulatory complex subunit 5, which produces MKYPNTLDLNTYRAYMCARHLNRDKSRQLDAINLDWDLNVPEPLKILCLKAIADNWMTVPYFRELPLCEDRQYLLDLLDLHFPLENLCARVRSDAFWMRAFHNRWRNFAPIEVGTKPWIRIYLEQHLSEMVEHLKPTDYDQESVKKIVDLCSPFVRELRVERLQPSLSDNSDHVPLDAILANLRRLQRISLTYDVKDVGHNFFLGCATITEMDVKLMTQGLERCTELTEFRLHSSKLEPTMMKRISIALNKGCPNLRTIAFPHCRCGDIGLRAFCEPITPKSFPNVREVILTNNFLSPESVQELTWRLRHRKIERLDLRLNPILTEGAVFVMTSVFQMPLKDLNLSCCSIDEQIEEYLLMLIRFNYTIKRLDISSNHLGPAMGERLLQRVYENNTLQQFDLRNTNISYDVRAIIDEVILENRDPHSLHKW; this is translated from the exons ATGaaatatccaaacacactcGATCTGAACACCTACCGGGCGTACATGTGCGCTCGGCATCTGAACCGCGACAAGAGTCGCCAGCTGGACGCCATTAATCTCGACTGGGACCTGAACGTGCCGGAACCGTTGAAGATCCTGTGTCTGAAGGCGATTGCCGACAACTGGATGACCGTGCCGTACTTTCGTGAGTTGCCACTGTGCGAGGATCGTCAGTATCTGCTTGATCTACTCGATCTCCACTTCCCGCTGGAGAACCTCTGTGCACGTGTACGTAGTGATGCGTTCTGGATGCGGGCCTTCCATAACCGGTGGCGTAACTTTGCACCGATAGAGGTTGGAACGAAGCCCTGGATCCGGATCTATCTCGAGCAGCATCTGTCGGAGATGGTGGAGCACCTGAAGCCGACCGACTACGATCAGGAGAGCGTTAAAAAGATCGTTGACTTGTGTTCACCTTTCGTGCGGGAACTACGTGTCGAGCGCCTGCAGCCTTCACTGTCCGACAACAGTGATCATGTGCCGCTGGATGCGATTCTGGCAAATCTAAGGCGACTGCAGCGGATCAGTCTGACGTACGATGTAAAGGACGTTGGGCATAACTTTTTCCTCGGCTGTGCGACCATCACGGAGATGGACGTGAAGCTTATGACGCAGGGCCTCGAACGGTGCACCGAGCTGACCGAGTTCCGGCTGCACAGCAGCAAACTCGAGCCAACTATGATGAAGCGCATCAGTATCGCCCTCAACAAGGGTTGCCCGAATCTGCGCACGATCGCGTTCCCTCACTGCCGTTGCGGAGATATTGGCCTGCGAGCGTTCTGTGAGCCGATCACCCCGAAATCTTTCCCCAACGTACGGGAGGTCATTTTGACCAACAACTTCCTGT ctccggagagtgtacaggAGTTGACGTGGCGCTTGCGGCATCGTAAAATTGAGCGTTTGGATTTGAGGCTTAATCCTATCCTCACCGAGGGGGCCGTCTTTGTAATGACCAGCGTGTTCCAAATGCCACTTAAGGA TCTCAATCTTAGCTGCTGCTCGATCGACGAGCAGATCGAGGAATATCTGCTGATGCTGATACGATTCAACTACACCATCAAACGCTTGGACATATCCTCCAATCATCTCGGGCCGGCCATGGGCGAACGATTGCTGCAGCGTGTCTACGAAAATAACACCCTCCAGCAGTTCGATTTGCGCAACACGAACATTTCGTACGACGTGCGCGCGATCATCGACGAAGTTATATTGGAAAATCGTGATCCACACAGTTTACACAAGTGGTAA